In Treponema vincentii, a single window of DNA contains:
- a CDS encoding calcium/sodium antiporter, translated as MDALLHDFLMNSPVVISLIVLVASLFTLSKGADWLVDSAVALSLKWGMPKMVIGATIVSLGTTLPEASVSTLAAIKGNAELALGNAIGSIIADTALIIGLAAMLGTVPVDKRLIHRQGTVQFSAALLLTLVSLPFFSPGREGKIYQWMGWIFVVLLACYMYISFRWAKESMEESEQDTAEENQKPLWLLLVWLAVGIAVVVLSSKILIPAVEVSAIKIGIPQSIIAATLVAFGTSVPELVTAITAVRKGHGELAAGNIIGADILNVLFVLGVAAAVTPTGIRVPVDFYYLQFPTMLLVLGIFRFCSTRQRSVITRMQGAFLFIFYAAYIVLNFTLRHITG; from the coding sequence ATGGATGCGCTCTTACATGATTTTTTAATGAATTCACCGGTTGTGATATCGTTGATTGTGCTTGTTGCAAGTTTGTTTACGCTGAGTAAGGGTGCGGATTGGCTGGTAGACAGTGCGGTTGCCCTTTCGCTCAAATGGGGAATGCCCAAAATGGTGATCGGTGCAACGATTGTCAGTCTCGGTACGACTCTGCCCGAAGCGTCGGTATCTACACTGGCAGCAATTAAAGGCAATGCGGAGCTTGCGCTTGGAAATGCTATCGGCTCGATTATTGCGGATACGGCTCTCATTATCGGGCTTGCCGCGATGCTTGGTACGGTGCCGGTCGACAAACGGCTCATCCATCGGCAGGGTACCGTTCAGTTTTCGGCAGCGCTGCTGTTGACGCTTGTTTCTCTTCCATTCTTTTCTCCTGGCAGGGAGGGAAAAATCTATCAGTGGATGGGCTGGATATTTGTCGTGCTGCTTGCGTGTTATATGTACATATCGTTTCGCTGGGCGAAAGAATCTATGGAAGAGAGCGAGCAGGATACGGCAGAAGAAAATCAAAAACCGCTGTGGCTGCTGCTTGTATGGCTGGCTGTAGGAATTGCGGTGGTCGTGCTCTCGTCTAAGATATTGATTCCTGCGGTAGAAGTTTCCGCTATAAAGATCGGTATTCCGCAGAGTATTATCGCGGCGACGTTGGTTGCGTTCGGCACGAGTGTACCCGAATTGGTAACTGCAATTACCGCCGTTCGGAAAGGACACGGAGAACTCGCGGCGGGCAACATCATCGGAGCGGATATCTTGAACGTTCTCTTTGTATTGGGCGTAGCAGCTGCGGTGACACCCACCGGTATCCGTGTGCCAGTAGATTTTTACTATCTGCAATTCCCGACCATGCTGCTGGTGCTCGGCATTTTCCGCTTTTGTTCAACACGTCAGCGCAGCGTCATAACTCGAATGCAAGGTGCGTTTTTGTTTATCTTTTATGCCGCATACATTGTCCTCAATTTTACATTAAGACATATCACGGGTTAA
- a CDS encoding RsmE family RNA methyltransferase, translated as MNIILLRQEELSDGNFSFARTDERFLHIKKVLKLGVGAVFKAGIIDGEKGTAEITSFSDELLTARFTVSEDAGGEGDVSALPPIRLILGFPRPIQLRRILRDVAGLGIEALYLTGTELGEKSYLQADIAAETEIERLLIDGCSQAGDTHIPKVYRAYSVRHFFDRYEDDIRPDHLRAALDVPFQIEQGSQGSIEQNRMKQGYIGQNRIGHAHSEQGDTRCIPVMHPLPQLQWDGKQTLWLAVGNERGWSLNERLLFAKKQFTAYTMGRRILRTETAVTSAVAVCLANSGAWDMRGAR; from the coding sequence ATGAATATCATTTTATTACGACAGGAAGAACTTTCAGACGGGAATTTTTCTTTTGCCAGAACTGATGAACGCTTTTTACATATCAAAAAAGTGCTGAAGCTCGGTGTGGGCGCAGTATTCAAGGCGGGTATCATTGACGGGGAAAAAGGAACGGCGGAGATCACTTCCTTTTCCGATGAGCTGTTGACTGCACGGTTTACCGTATCGGAGGATGCGGGCGGAGAAGGCGATGTTTCCGCGTTGCCGCCCATCAGACTGATACTCGGGTTTCCGCGTCCCATTCAGCTGCGCCGTATTTTGCGTGATGTCGCAGGGCTTGGAATTGAGGCGTTGTATCTGACCGGTACCGAGCTGGGTGAGAAATCCTACCTGCAGGCGGATATCGCTGCGGAAACGGAGATAGAGCGGCTGCTGATTGACGGATGCAGTCAGGCAGGGGATACTCATATTCCGAAAGTGTATCGAGCTTATAGTGTACGGCATTTTTTCGACCGGTATGAGGATGATATCCGTCCGGATCATCTGCGGGCAGCGCTCGATGTTCCTTTTCAAATTGAGCAAGGTTCTCAAGGTTCTATTGAACAAAATCGCATGAAACAAGGTTATATTGGGCAAAACCGTATTGGACACGCGCATAGTGAACAAGGCGACACACGCTGCATTCCTGTGATGCATCCGCTGCCTCAGCTGCAGTGGGACGGAAAACAAACGCTGTGGCTTGCCGTCGGGAATGAGCGGGGCTGGAGTCTGAATGAACGGCTGCTGTTTGCAAAAAAGCAGTTCACTGCCTATACTATGGGACGGAGAATTTTGCGTACGGAAACCGCCGTTACTTCCGCTGTTGCAGTGTGTCTTGCAAACTCCGGCGCATGGGATATGAGAGGAGCGCGATGA
- a CDS encoding PrsW family glutamic-type intramembrane protease gives MSIIGLLITAFLPASAAVCIAIKKHVPVYALAAVFFAAAASLLPVLALQHSVHTFLDVGIAKQSEAVRLLFNSFITAAWIEEGVKTGFFGLTAAIVLKKRFGITRSMLLGVFFGFVFSGFENISYSLRYSNVQFLRLFTAALLHGTLGCFYASMISTKTKRKAALVFLAAVVLHGLYNFFISLGGGFILPAAAVLGIACLYAGRLVTPSRP, from the coding sequence ATGAGTATTATCGGGCTGCTGATAACGGCATTTTTACCGGCATCGGCAGCGGTCTGTATTGCAATAAAAAAACACGTTCCTGTTTATGCGCTTGCCGCCGTATTCTTTGCAGCGGCAGCGTCACTGCTTCCGGTGCTTGCGCTCCAGCATAGTGTGCATACTTTTTTAGATGTCGGTATTGCAAAACAATCGGAAGCGGTACGGCTCCTGTTTAACAGCTTTATTACGGCAGCCTGGATAGAAGAAGGTGTTAAAACAGGATTCTTCGGTTTAACGGCTGCTATAGTTTTAAAAAAAAGATTCGGGATTACACGAAGTATGCTGCTTGGCGTATTCTTCGGCTTTGTCTTTAGCGGTTTTGAAAATATCTCGTATAGTTTGCGGTATTCCAACGTGCAGTTTCTCAGACTGTTTACTGCCGCCTTATTACACGGGACACTCGGCTGTTTTTATGCATCGATGATATCTACCAAAACAAAGCGGAAAGCTGCGCTCGTCTTTCTCGCAGCGGTTGTTCTCCACGGGCTTTATAACTTTTTTATTTCGCTGGGCGGCGGCTTCATACTTCCCGCAGCGGCAGTACTCGGCATTGCCTGCTTATATGCGGGACGGCTTGTTACGCCTTCGCGTCCTTAA
- the pcp gene encoding pyroglutamyl-peptidase I: MKILVTGFDPFGGEKINPALETIKRLPDTILGAQIIKLEIPTVVGKSLAKIKEAVEKENPDVVLSIGQAGGRSEITVERVGINIDDCRIPDNEGNQPIDEPVVKGGPAAYFVTVPIKAIVENIKAHKIPASISNTAGTFICNHVCYGVAHLAAQRTVAGKPMKSGFIHIPFLPEQVIGKPALTPSMSLETIVSGITHALEAIVKHGSDIKVSGGKIC; this comes from the coding sequence ATGAAAATTTTAGTTACGGGTTTTGATCCCTTCGGCGGAGAAAAAATCAACCCCGCCCTGGAAACCATTAAGCGATTGCCTGATACCATTTTAGGCGCACAGATTATCAAACTTGAAATTCCGACAGTCGTAGGAAAGTCTTTAGCAAAGATAAAAGAAGCGGTCGAAAAAGAAAATCCCGATGTGGTGTTAAGCATCGGGCAGGCAGGCGGCAGATCCGAAATTACCGTAGAAAGAGTCGGTATTAATATCGACGATTGCCGTATTCCCGATAACGAAGGGAACCAACCGATCGATGAACCGGTGGTAAAAGGCGGCCCCGCTGCATATTTTGTTACCGTTCCGATAAAGGCTATCGTTGAAAACATAAAAGCGCATAAAATTCCCGCTTCAATTTCCAACACGGCGGGTACTTTTATCTGCAACCATGTCTGTTACGGTGTCGCGCATCTTGCGGCGCAAAGGACGGTGGCGGGGAAACCGATGAAAAGCGGCTTTATCCATATTCCGTTTCTGCCCGAACAGGTAATCGGGAAACCGGCGCTTACCCCCTCGATGAGCTTGGAAACAATTGTCAGCGGCATTACCCACGCGCTTGAAGCCATCGTCAAACACGGTTCCGACATAAAGGTCTCGGGCGGAAAGATATGCTAG
- a CDS encoding DUF979 domain-containing protein — protein sequence MFSFIHSHSMIIDEIIYGLCGLVSIITAFISLKGKKHLSGTFLFWGILGLLFMFGKVIVLNVPNGGAIIGGLLILLGILTLTKQVKIADIPTAEKEEVEKNSQKVGNKIFIPAVLIGVVAMLLAQVKSFNISLGTNAAGKAIIFGFSTAQVVGAASIIALIFAVVLAKPTLKNTVNDTSKMLMQVGSSSLLPQLLGVLGAIFATAGIGKIIGQFASGIVPQGVPILGVIAYCLGMVIFTMIMGNAFAAFTVITIGVGVPFVIMQGGNPAVVGALGMTCGYCGTLLTPMAANFNIVPAAILETENKYTLIKTQAFMSVALIIVHIILMSIFAF from the coding sequence ATGTTTAGTTTTATCCATTCGCACAGTATGATTATCGATGAAATCATATACGGCCTCTGCGGTCTTGTTTCCATTATTACCGCATTCATCTCTTTAAAAGGGAAAAAGCATTTGAGCGGGACGTTTTTGTTTTGGGGTATTTTAGGCTTGTTGTTCATGTTCGGCAAAGTGATCGTATTGAACGTTCCGAACGGCGGAGCCATTATCGGCGGTTTATTGATTTTGCTGGGCATCTTGACATTGACAAAACAGGTAAAGATTGCAGACATCCCGACTGCCGAAAAAGAAGAGGTAGAAAAAAATTCGCAAAAGGTCGGCAATAAGATTTTTATTCCGGCGGTTTTAATCGGCGTTGTAGCAATGCTATTGGCGCAGGTCAAAAGCTTTAACATTTCGCTTGGAACCAATGCCGCAGGTAAGGCAATCATCTTCGGTTTTTCGACCGCTCAGGTTGTCGGCGCTGCATCGATTATTGCGTTGATTTTCGCGGTGGTGTTGGCAAAACCGACATTGAAAAATACCGTCAACGATACTTCAAAGATGCTGATGCAAGTCGGCTCCTCCAGCTTACTCCCGCAATTACTCGGCGTTTTAGGAGCGATATTCGCAACTGCCGGTATCGGTAAAATCATCGGTCAGTTTGCAAGCGGTATTGTACCGCAAGGAGTACCCATTCTCGGTGTTATCGCCTACTGCCTCGGTATGGTAATCTTTACGATGATTATGGGTAACGCATTTGCCGCCTTCACCGTCATTACCATCGGCGTCGGCGTTCCATTTGTTATTATGCAAGGCGGGAATCCGGCGGTTGTCGGTGCACTCGGTATGACCTGCGGATACTGCGGCACACTTTTAACGCCGATGGCGGCGAACTTCAACATCGTTCCCGCAGCAATTTTGGAAACCGAAAATAAATACACGCTTATTAAAACGCAAGCTTTTATGTCGGTTGCCTTGATCATCGTGCACATCATCTTGATGTCAATCTTCGCCTTTTAG
- a CDS encoding DUF969 domain-containing protein yields the protein MNYFVLIGIAIIIVGFIFKLDVVAVVLISGLVTGLIAKMGLVEVLNAIGTGFVNNRYMSLFFISFPVIAIMERYGLKLRAAECIKKIKGASAGMVIWLYIVIRTIASAFSIRLGGHVQFIRPLILPMAEGAARKNIKLTDEDIEKIKGLAGASENYGNFFGQNIFPVASGVLLITGTLKEQGLDISNIDVAKYSILAGVAMVLIALVQCWLFEKHLRKGEKSDV from the coding sequence ATGAACTATTTTGTTCTCATCGGCATTGCGATTATCATCGTCGGTTTTATTTTTAAACTCGATGTTGTCGCAGTCGTATTGATTTCCGGTCTCGTTACCGGATTAATTGCAAAAATGGGACTGGTTGAAGTACTCAATGCAATAGGAACGGGATTTGTCAATAACCGTTATATGAGCTTGTTTTTTATTTCGTTCCCTGTTATCGCCATTATGGAACGGTACGGCTTAAAACTACGCGCCGCGGAATGTATCAAAAAGATTAAAGGCGCAAGCGCCGGTATGGTTATTTGGCTTTACATTGTAATCAGAACGATTGCTTCCGCTTTTTCAATTCGGTTGGGCGGTCATGTTCAGTTTATCCGTCCGCTCATTTTGCCGATGGCTGAGGGAGCCGCACGGAAGAATATCAAACTGACTGACGAAGATATTGAAAAAATCAAAGGGCTTGCCGGCGCTTCCGAAAACTACGGAAACTTCTTCGGGCAAAACATATTTCCCGTTGCATCCGGTGTTCTGTTGATTACCGGCACCTTGAAGGAACAGGGACTTGATATCAGCAATATTGATGTCGCAAAGTATTCCATTTTAGCGGGTGTTGCGATGGTGCTCATCGCGCTTGTCCAGTGCTGGCTGTTCGAAAAGCACTTAAGAAAAGGGGAGAAAAGCGATGTTTAG
- a CDS encoding BrnT family toxin encodes MDNELFEWDNEKNTINRQKHGIGFEEALLVFDDPLHIELYDAAHSDKEDRFLAIGTVLNVLIVLVVYTERNQKVRIISARPATNKEKELYYDAVNDTFGS; translated from the coding sequence ATGGATAATGAGTTATTTGAATGGGATAACGAAAAAAATACCATCAATAGGCAAAAACATGGAATAGGTTTTGAAGAAGCTCTTTTGGTTTTTGATGATCCTCTTCATATAGAGTTATATGATGCCGCTCATTCTGATAAAGAGGATAGATTTTTAGCTATCGGCACGGTTTTGAATGTTCTTATTGTGTTGGTTGTTTATACGGAAAGAAATCAAAAGGTAAGAATTATATCGGCACGTCCTGCAACAAATAAGGAAAAGGAGTTGTATTATGATGCAGTCAATGACACTTTCGGAAGCTAA
- a CDS encoding DNA repair helicase XPB: MSASLKPLIIQGDRSILLDVHAPEATDARFALIPFAELENSPEHLHTYRLTGLSLWNAASAGFTAEKITETLKRFSRFDIPPAVLGWVEETFSRYGKIKLTECEDNSFLYLTAESDRIYQELKASPKLAKYLVAAEKPRSFLIALLNRGTVKQALLKMGWPVRDEVPLKDGAPLAIALRTQTKKGKDFIIRDYQREAAETFIGDKGPGTGFGTIVLPCGAGKTIVGMLVMSMLNTDTLILTTNTAAVHQWKRELIDKTELEPDTIGIYSSDTKEIKPVTVATYQILTWRPDTESEFPHFKLFRERNWGLIIYDEVHLLPAPVFRITAELQVIRRLGLTATLIREDGCEGDVFSLVGSKRYDVPWKELEEKGWIAHAYCTEIRIPLPVSKEIEYAAAPLREKHRIASENEAKNEIVRQLLARHTDDQILIIGQYITQLKKIAEAVHAPLITGKTPNAEREVLYDSFRAGDISVLVVSKVANFAIDLPDASVAIQISGTFGSRQEEAQRLGRILRPKERDSFFYTLVTRHSVEEECADHRQKFLAEQGYAYSLITDADFAADTRIR; encoded by the coding sequence ATGTCCGCTTCGTTAAAACCGCTTATCATTCAAGGCGACCGCTCCATATTACTCGACGTCCATGCGCCGGAAGCAACGGATGCACGCTTTGCACTTATCCCCTTTGCCGAACTTGAAAATTCCCCCGAACATTTGCATACCTATCGTTTAACCGGCTTGTCGTTATGGAATGCCGCAAGCGCAGGCTTCACTGCCGAAAAAATTACGGAGACGCTCAAACGGTTTTCCCGCTTTGATATTCCCCCTGCGGTACTCGGTTGGGTGGAAGAAACGTTCAGCAGATATGGCAAGATCAAACTGACCGAGTGTGAAGATAATTCGTTTTTGTATTTGACAGCGGAAAGCGATCGGATTTATCAGGAATTAAAAGCTTCGCCGAAGCTCGCAAAGTATCTGGTTGCTGCAGAAAAGCCGCGTTCGTTTTTAATTGCGCTTTTGAACCGCGGTACGGTCAAGCAGGCGTTGCTGAAAATGGGCTGGCCGGTGCGCGATGAGGTACCGTTGAAAGACGGTGCGCCGCTTGCGATAGCTTTACGTACACAGACAAAAAAAGGAAAAGATTTTATTATCCGCGACTATCAGCGGGAAGCGGCAGAAACCTTTATCGGTGATAAGGGGCCGGGAACAGGCTTCGGTACGATTGTGTTGCCCTGTGGTGCAGGTAAGACGATTGTCGGTATGCTGGTTATGTCGATGCTGAACACTGATACGCTGATTCTCACCACTAACACCGCCGCCGTACATCAGTGGAAGCGCGAGTTAATCGATAAAACCGAACTGGAACCCGATACCATCGGTATTTATTCAAGCGACACCAAAGAGATTAAGCCGGTTACCGTGGCAACCTATCAAATTTTGACATGGCGACCGGACACCGAATCGGAGTTCCCTCATTTTAAGCTGTTCCGGGAACGGAACTGGGGCTTGATTATCTATGATGAAGTGCATCTGCTTCCGGCTCCGGTGTTCCGCATTACCGCAGAGCTGCAAGTGATTAGACGGCTCGGCTTAACGGCAACGCTGATCAGAGAGGACGGCTGCGAAGGTGATGTATTCAGTCTCGTCGGCTCGAAGCGCTATGACGTGCCGTGGAAGGAACTGGAAGAAAAGGGCTGGATTGCCCACGCCTATTGTACGGAGATACGCATCCCCTTGCCGGTTTCCAAAGAGATTGAGTATGCCGCCGCCCCTTTGCGCGAAAAACACCGGATTGCGAGCGAGAACGAAGCAAAAAACGAGATTGTCCGGCAGCTGCTTGCACGGCATACCGACGACCAAATTTTGATTATCGGGCAATACATTACACAGCTGAAAAAGATAGCCGAAGCGGTACATGCGCCGCTCATTACCGGAAAAACACCGAATGCCGAACGGGAAGTGTTGTACGACTCATTCAGAGCAGGCGACATTTCCGTACTGGTGGTTTCCAAGGTAGCGAATTTCGCAATCGATTTGCCGGATGCTTCTGTGGCAATCCAAATTTCCGGAACTTTCGGCAGCCGGCAGGAGGAAGCTCAGCGGCTCGGGCGTATTCTCCGGCCTAAAGAACGGGATTCGTTTTTTTACACGCTGGTAACCCGCCATTCCGTCGAAGAAGAATGCGCCGACCACCGTCAAAAATTCCTTGCGGAACAGGGCTATGCCTACTCGCTCATCACCGATGCGGATTTCGCCGCCGATACACGCATACGATAG
- a CDS encoding HD-GYP domain-containing protein — translation MSAAEQEAYFNELAELTKVGSIPTMIVDSNLVIRHMTESVYKLFAGYYTLEKKPFFNVFGRVFTQTEIKDFFESIRSREKGWSWIGNMVHKSHTLKTLYTRVRFHPLFDKENRYLLGYWVIIEDTTAQQIEMYKMMLNGLLQASMLKDNDTGNHAQRLNFYCQEFADYLFGLNRYPQITQDFVDNISFLAAIHDVGKIGTPDYILQKQSKLTGLEWEVMKEHTINGALIMSSYPIAMAKEIALSHHERWDGSGYPFKLEGEMIPLSARIVAIADVYDALRMKRSYKNELSHDEAVQYIFENAGKHFDPLLVTHFKKIHHAFDRIWQTLKDEEEEHSPDSVPRAVV, via the coding sequence ATGTCAGCGGCAGAACAAGAGGCGTATTTTAACGAGCTTGCTGAATTAACAAAAGTAGGGAGTATCCCTACGATGATTGTAGACAGTAATTTGGTTATACGCCACATGACCGAAAGCGTATATAAACTGTTTGCAGGTTATTATACATTGGAAAAAAAGCCGTTTTTTAATGTTTTCGGTAGAGTCTTTACTCAAACGGAAATAAAAGACTTTTTTGAAAGTATACGATCGCGAGAAAAGGGTTGGTCATGGATCGGTAATATGGTTCATAAATCGCATACATTAAAAACATTGTATACGAGAGTACGGTTCCATCCGCTTTTTGATAAGGAGAATCGTTACTTGCTTGGATATTGGGTAATTATTGAAGATACAACGGCTCAACAGATCGAAATGTATAAAATGATGTTAAACGGTTTACTGCAAGCATCTATGTTGAAAGATAATGATACCGGAAACCATGCACAACGGCTCAATTTTTATTGCCAAGAATTTGCCGATTACTTGTTTGGACTTAACCGGTATCCTCAAATTACCCAGGACTTTGTCGATAATATTTCCTTTTTAGCTGCCATTCATGATGTGGGAAAAATCGGGACGCCGGATTATATTCTGCAAAAACAAAGCAAACTAACCGGCCTCGAATGGGAAGTAATGAAGGAACACACAATAAACGGAGCGCTTATTATGTCTTCTTATCCTATTGCAATGGCAAAAGAGATAGCGTTAAGCCATCACGAGCGATGGGACGGCTCTGGGTATCCGTTTAAATTGGAAGGAGAGATGATACCGCTTTCGGCAAGAATTGTAGCGATAGCTGATGTATATGATGCGTTACGTATGAAGCGTTCGTATAAAAACGAGCTTTCACATGATGAAGCGGTACAATATATTTTTGAAAATGCAGGAAAACATTTTGATCCACTGCTGGTAACGCATTTTAAAAAGATTCACCATGCATTTGATAGAATATGGCAAACCCTCAAAGATGAAGAAGAGGAACATTCTCCGGATTCCGTGCCACGAGCGGTGGTGTAG
- the tsaB gene encoding tRNA (adenosine(37)-N6)-threonylcarbamoyltransferase complex dimerization subunit type 1 TsaB, translating to MNILAIDTLTPTLTIAALGSKGLVTQSFAGNGPSHAERLLPLIDAAVSAAGFTAADTEIVLAPEGPGSFTGLRLGFAAAKALQLSSNSCFIPVPTLPCIASQYEVWNGSIAAVIDAKRDRFYIQLFKNGTAVTEAFDKTAADMLPYFSENEEWLVTGYGTAAFKDAVAILQSNIRFYFIEAAPLSFCIFND from the coding sequence ATGAATATACTTGCAATAGATACCCTCACTCCGACCCTTACAATTGCAGCGCTTGGCTCTAAAGGATTGGTTACTCAATCCTTCGCCGGTAACGGTCCGTCCCATGCTGAACGGTTGCTCCCTCTGATTGATGCTGCCGTGTCAGCAGCGGGATTTACTGCCGCCGACACGGAAATAGTACTGGCGCCGGAAGGACCCGGTTCTTTTACCGGCCTAAGACTTGGCTTCGCCGCGGCAAAAGCGCTACAGCTCAGCAGTAATAGCTGCTTTATTCCCGTTCCTACACTTCCATGCATTGCATCACAGTATGAGGTGTGGAATGGAAGTATTGCCGCAGTGATAGATGCAAAAAGAGATCGCTTTTATATCCAACTCTTTAAAAACGGAACAGCAGTAACGGAAGCTTTTGACAAGACGGCGGCAGATATGCTCCCGTACTTTTCGGAAAACGAAGAATGGCTGGTTACCGGCTACGGAACGGCAGCGTTTAAAGATGCTGTTGCAATTTTACAAAGTAATATTCGCTTTTATTTTATTGAAGCGGCTCCTCTCTCTTTTTGCATATTCAATGATTAA
- the tsaE gene encoding tRNA (adenosine(37)-N6)-threonylcarbamoyltransferase complex ATPase subunit type 1 TsaE → MVYRTKTVEDTINFGQALGCLLNAGDVLALQGSLAAGKTQLTKGIAQGLGISEAVTSPTFTIISEYYGRLPLYHMDVYRLSSPEDFLDLGVEDMLYGQGVCIIEWSEKIMSELPARTILIHIKTEEDTSRTITITNWPYQTDSLIEYEAAP, encoded by the coding sequence ATGGTATACAGAACAAAAACGGTAGAAGATACTATTAACTTTGGACAGGCTTTGGGCTGCTTACTCAATGCAGGCGATGTGCTCGCATTGCAAGGGTCGCTTGCTGCAGGGAAAACGCAGCTGACAAAAGGTATTGCGCAAGGGCTTGGTATATCCGAAGCAGTTACCAGCCCCACTTTCACCATCATATCGGAATATTATGGACGGTTGCCTCTTTACCACATGGATGTGTATCGTCTCAGCTCACCTGAAGATTTTTTAGATCTCGGCGTTGAAGATATGCTCTACGGTCAGGGCGTGTGTATCATCGAGTGGAGTGAAAAAATTATGTCCGAATTACCGGCACGCACCATCCTTATCCATATCAAAACAGAAGAAGATACAAGCAGAACTATTACTATCACAAACTGGCCGTATCAAACGGACAGCTTAATCGAATATGAGGCGGCACCATGA
- a CDS encoding RluA family pseudouridine synthase: MYKETSRIYFEDDYCAVAYKASGEHSQTFFAPLFPHKPFVTPVNRLDTPVSGLLLLAFSAQVQTLFSRAFEAGSVQKEYWAICERSTVHSAAVSEPQRLEHWLGFHTKTQKAFAGAAPIDITHANTTAADITKPKKHKEPALKKAVLYWTLCGEGDRYDFIRISPETGRTHQIRVQMAAAGHPIKGDLKYGARRSEPSGGIRLHSYKLSFIHPVTHQNITVEAPPMQPDTLWKACIEACTNNTAFTNKGHHEAGTDTTAPAALPTSHQIGAERHL; this comes from the coding sequence ATGTACAAAGAAACATCCCGTATTTATTTTGAAGATGATTACTGTGCGGTTGCGTATAAAGCAAGCGGCGAGCATTCCCAAACGTTTTTCGCGCCGCTTTTTCCGCATAAACCGTTTGTCACTCCAGTCAACCGGCTTGATACTCCCGTATCCGGTCTTCTACTGCTAGCTTTTTCTGCACAGGTACAAACGCTGTTTTCCCGCGCGTTTGAAGCCGGATCTGTGCAAAAAGAATATTGGGCAATATGCGAACGGTCTACAGTACACTCCGCAGCAGTATCGGAGCCGCAGCGGCTGGAGCATTGGCTCGGCTTTCATACCAAAACACAAAAAGCTTTTGCCGGCGCGGCTCCTATCGATATAACTCATGCAAATACAACTGCTGCCGATATCACAAAACCTAAAAAGCATAAGGAGCCGGCGCTTAAAAAAGCCGTTTTATATTGGACTTTATGCGGAGAAGGCGACCGGTACGACTTTATCCGTATCAGTCCGGAAACAGGGCGCACGCATCAGATTAGGGTACAGATGGCAGCCGCCGGACATCCCATCAAGGGAGATTTAAAATACGGAGCGCGGCGCAGTGAACCGAGCGGCGGCATACGGCTGCATTCCTACAAGCTCTCGTTTATCCATCCGGTTACGCACCAAAACATTACCGTTGAAGCGCCGCCGATGCAGCCCGATACCCTCTGGAAAGCTTGCATAGAGGCATGCACAAACAATACAGCGTTCACAAATAAAGGACACCATGAAGCAGGTACGGACACAACTGCCCCGGCTGCATTACCTACAAGCCATCAGATAGGCGCGGAGCGGCACCTGTGA